CCAAGGCATCAGCTTAGGCTGAGCAAAGTGCATCAGGCAGAACATAATTTCAGTTTGGATGGCTGCAAACCTGAAAAATTTATGGTATATATTGAAGTGACGCATCACACTTTAGCTCCAGATCCATGGCAGCATGGCGTGGACAAATGCCGCGATGAAACGCCTGCCGAGCCCAAAACCACGTTGTTGGCTGCGAGATCGGGCGATGCCGCATAACCGCTACACTGCGTAGTTGTGCCGTTGTGGGCAGGCCAATCTGTGGCAGTGCAGTACAAAACCGAGCGGTACAGAGAACATGAAAAGAGGAGCTGGAATCTCTCTAGCCAGCCTTGGTGCGTGGCTACCTGGCTCCTCTAGACTAGTTTTGCCTGTTTGTGGTACTAGGGGAAATGATGAGGCTAGATTTGGGCCGGTCGGGTGGCGCAAGTCAAGTCGCGACGACGCAGCCAGCGGGTAGAGCCCAGGTCTAGTTGCCACGCCACGTCCATCACCAGTCGCCCTCCAGCCATGTGGGCCCCCACTGACAACGACTGGGAAACACGCGCTACGTTTCGCTTCCTCATTGGCCAGCGGCGGAAGCAGGCCCAGGCTTTGGTGCTAATCTTCAGGTTCTAacaatgcttttttttttttcaacaacaGCGTGAACTATAATGAATTTTGGATACACGTATCAACACCTGAAATCAATGACGTAATTAGGCTTGCAaatatttactccctccggtttGGTACAAAGTTGAACAATTTCGTACTAAAttcccgacacttattatatatcggagagagtaatatgtatgtttttttttctacacaAATGGATTTCTCTCTACCCATAAGTTAGTATAGCTCCAAATCATAACAACATAAgtttctcatatttttttattaatttagtACTATACAAAGTTGTTCTAAGTCcaaaacacttattatgaatctgAGCAAGTATAATTAAACAGTATTCTTAGAAAAATGTTCAAGGAATCAGACTACATCCCGCGAAACTTTGCACATATAGATCGCACTTCCATCATCACGAAATGGTAACTACAGCATAACAAACTTTGCACATATAGACCGCACTTCCATCTTCACGAAATGGTAATTAACTCTCTCAGAAGCATTTAacgacatgcatgcatctttttTAGCGTGATAATGATCAGAAAGCCGAGATCTTCTAACCTAACGTGAAGTTAACATGCCGTACCGATGCCCGTTAACTTTCATGGCATCCATGTACTGGAGTACTATCTTTTTCCTTGGATTGTTGCTTTGGTCCTTTCTGCCGTTAACATGTCACGATAGGCCCCGTTCTGGAAGCAACGTGCGACAGATATACGAAACAACCCGATTCCATCGCTTTCCCTTTGTGCTGCATTTTATTTGCCGTACCTGGTAATCAACAACCAAAGAGCACTAACCAAAAGGAGCTAATTAACCCAACCGATTTTCCGCGTAGCGTGCTagtaaattaattaatctaGCATGAGATCATTCGTGGTCACTTCAAAAAGCTCTTCTTCAAATTCAAGCTCCGGCGTGGCCGATATATTATGCCATGTTTCCCCTACTAAAATGCGTTTAATAATAAGCAGTACTGTAGTAAGTGCTGCGCTTATCTTATCCTCAGCTCTCTTTCAATTCGCCCTCTGTATCCAACACCGGCGAGATTTCCCGTCACTTTTCGCCGGTGAATCTGCTAATCAAACAGGACCCACACCGTCCACTAAAATGCCTGTATACTCTTGGAGATAAGCCAATGGTGGGGATTACCTCTGTTTGTTTCTTGACGATATGGATGGAACCAAGAATCTACTAACACAACACAGGCCTTTTTGTTACTGCTCCTGTCATGCATCAACAGCAAACATGATACCTTTTCCTGTTCTTATTTTAgtgtaaaaaaaaggcaccCCTAACATGCATGCTATTCACGTTGAGGCAAAGGAGGGTGCGCCACATAAACTAGCTACATTAGCCGGATCGATCGGATTGGGGGAATATATCAAGAAGAGATATGTTTGCGCCCTAGAAGGAATCATCATGAAGCTAGCAAACCACGAAAGAATTTATTTAGTGCTTTTGGGCTTTGGGAAGCCTTTTTGCTCCCATTTAATAAGCTCAACTGAGTGCACCCCCAACACACACTCGATCCATATCTGAGCCGTgctcacacacacgcacacacataaaaggagaggagagacaGAGTGAGTTGCTTGCTCGCCTAGCTGCAGCCTCGCTCGCTCTGGCTCCTGCCGAGTGTGATTGTACAGATGCTCTGATTTCCTTTCACGGCCGCTGCTCCAGCAGCCCCTGGAATCTCTccctgccttttttttcatagCCTAGCTCAGCATTCAagcgagcgagagagagagagctctcTGGCTTCATTTCTGCCTACCTACTCTAGGTAGCTGTTGCAGCTGCAGAGTGCCCCGGGCATAGCCTGCCTGGTCGCTTTGAATACGTAGGCGCCCTCAAAACGCTCAAAGCTTGTCCCTTTTGGTCTCTCTCGGGCGCCGCGCGCGCTCTGTCTCAGGTGGCCAGCACCTGCTCCTGCTCCCTCCCTGCTTTCTCATCTTCGTCCGCTCATCATATACGGCGGGAGGAGATCGAgacgtgtgtgtgtgtgttcgtGTGCCTGGTCGTGGCTCGTGAGTAGTGATCTGTCGCTGAGGTGGGAGCAGCTGCGAGCTTTGAGGTCTGTTAGCGATGGCGTGGAGCGGGTTCagggggccggccggggacAGCGGGCTGGAGCTCAGCCTTGGCCTCCCGGCCTACTTCTCCAAGCCAGCATTCCAACCAGGTCTGGTTAAAATCTCGATCAATCCGTTGCTTCTTCCTGCTGATCCGTAGTACTACTCGTagtagctagctgcttcttcagcATATGCTATTTCTTCGCTGTTAAAATCTTCGAGGTTCTGACggatttctttctttgtgGTGTCAGGTTTGGAGAACGGGGAGGAACAAAGCGGCGCCGCTGAGTTCGCTCCCCAATCCAACGGAGGAGCAAGCAACGGCTACAGCAAGCCGAAGTGAGCAAACAAGATGACTCTTTTTTCCGTCCTCGTCGCAGTCTCGATCGATCTTTCAAATAGAAAGTGATTCCTGATGTTCTGTCCGTGGCAATCGTTGTGCAGGCCGGCGtcagcagcggcggctccGGTGGTGGGGTGGCCGCCGGTGCGCTCGTTCCGGCGGAACCTGGCCTCCTCCAAGCCGTCACCTCAATCATCGTCCCTTGACGGGGACAGAGCAAGCAAAGACGAGATCAACACGGCCAAGggagccgcagaggcgcgCGGTGGCCAAAACCAAAAGGGCGTGTTCGTGAAGATCAACATGGACGGCGTCCCGATCGGGAGGAAGATCGAGCTCAAGGCCCACGGCGGCTACGCGggcctctccgccgccgtccacaGCCTCTTCCGCGGCCTGCTTGCcggtacatacatacatacatacagaGATAAACACCGCTAACCAGACTGTCAGTCCTTGTGGTCTGATGCAAACGTTTCATGGCTGTCTGTAGCGCAAAGGGACCTGGGAGCGGGCGCGGACGGGGAGCTCGCGATCGCGGGCGGCGAGTACACGCTGGTgtacgaggacgacgagggcGACAGGATGCTCGTCGGGGACGTCCCGTGGCAGTAAGTAACTTCAGAAAACAATCAGATCGACTTTGGACACCTGACGAACAAAATATAGATTGCTTGATGTGATCAGCTAAACAATCTGTCTGTCCATGCGTGCAGGATGTTCATCGCCACGGCGAAGAGGCTGCGAGTGCTCAAGAGCTCCGACCTTCCGGCCTCATCGGTGAGCCCTCCTCCCCTGCAACCCTTACTGACATTGCTGATTGATCAGCGGCCATGCATATTACTGAACCTGCAATTGGTTTTGTGCTGTTGGCAGCTGACGGCCGGgagcaggaagaggagggccgccgccgccgattgCTGAACTCCTCAAGTATGCTGCCGTGCGCCGCCGACCCGCTTGTAATTATTAAGCTGGCGAGCGGGGCTAGGCCTTTTTGACGACGTGTAATTCGCGTTTCGCTTCTTGTTCGATCTACACGTGAGAAGGGAATTAACGGCGAGTGTATTTTGAGTGttttggatggatggatgtatGTACACGCACGTCTAAAATTAGCTGTGTTCGTCAGATGATCTAATCCAAGTATGTTTGTAGCACAAAGATATGGAGTAAACTCTGTCTTGCCGCTTTCTGTCACTTTGCTTGAGTTGGTTCAGTAGTTTACTTCAGTTCCGACGTGtgatgatacatatcagaacAGGAACTTGAGATAGAATGGAGCCAAGAGCTCGTGCTCTCTTCCCTGGCAGAAACCGCCGAGAGAACGGATGTACGCGCGTGTTTGCTTCATTGCGGAATTCTGCCGGTTATGATCGCTTAGAAAAACCGTAATTGTCGTTTTAGAGAAAAACTTGATCTTCCGTGGTTTTCCTCGTCTCTGTCAACTAATTTGTTGTTGATAGACGAAAGTAACCACGAattgttttgtgtttttttcacGGTGACGTGTCTATGGTGAAGGCAACATTGTCTAAAAATTTGGTGTCCTGGCTCCATCCTCAAACGTCACTGCTTACTCTATAGAGCCAATGGTTCTCGTGGCTCGTtttatttcttgtttttctttcttttttccttgagaTTCATTGAGGAGTAATGGTATACAACTTGTCTTGCGAGAAATGCTGAACAACTTAGATTTTCACTATAAAAAATGTGCGGCTAATGAAACCTTTTAAAACTCATGAGCATGATAGTCTACAATTTTATCATGGAATCACGGAGAAACGTCAACATGATAATGATGGATCTAAAGTCACTGATTTCAAAGGACCATGTTGAAGTTTTAAATTTAATCAAGTATCTTTGTTTAAACTTGTTATCAAAAGTCTTcatgatacttgtggtttcatgtcatatagCCACatttaacatagtaatttatgatcaaagctttgtcttaatgaaatctatcatttttttaaggaaCAGAGGAAGTGCGTAGAAAAAGAGGGAGGGGGCAAAAATTGACCAAACATGGTCTTGCTCGAGTTTGGATTCGATTCTGTTGTGGAGGCCCATGGCTTTACTAACCCACCCAAGCCCAGAAACGCAAGCCCACCGAGCCGGCACCAATCTCGCGCACGATCGCACGGTCGAATATTGCtctgttctttctttcttcttccccaatccGAAGTTCCGAACAGCTATCGATTGAGATTTTGAGAAGCGAGACCGCGCCTGCTTTTGCTACATCCGATTTACCAGGTGCGGGATCTCCCCTTCTTTCCATCGTTTTCCTATCAATCTGCCCTCCTCGCCCCGATTCTCCTGTAGAAGCTGCTTccgatcggcggcggcggcgatggcggcgtaGGGTTTTGGCTTGCAATTGAGGCGAAATTGACGTTTTGGAGGAGCCTGAAACAAGGGTTACTGAAGTCTTCGTTGCGCAGGATGGTTGGATCCATGGATGTCCCGGCGAAGGGCGGGTTCAGCTTCGATCTGTGCCGGAGGAACGACATGCTGGAGAAGAAGGGCCTCAAGGTCCCAGGCTTCAGGAAGACGGGTACTACAATCGTCGGTCTCGTCTTTGCGGTACGTCGGATTCTATCCCTACAATTCTTCTGGGACTACACGAGGACACCCGAGTAGCAAAGTAGGATTGGTAAAATCTGGTTGGGTTGCTCTGCTAGCAGGGCTAGCTTGTTCCCCTGCAAGTCAAGTTTTTATCTTGTGGCTGTATAATATGCTGAACTAGTTGATAGGGGCGACTTTGTGGGGGCGTGTTCGTTTCAGTAGTGTTTAGCACTGTTTGCAATTCTCGCTACACAAAAGGATGTGCTGACAACTTTAACTTTGCATTCCAACATTCTGTGCACTTGCAATTTTTCATCATGCAATTCCTGTTTAACACCCTTGATGAAAGCTAACGAAGAGATAATTTACCCCAGAGCAGGCAAGGAATAGCGGTACATACACAAGCATTTAAATCACCTGCACCACCGCTGTATCTTAAATGACAACTTGcaatattaattttttttactaggaATGTTAAGAACCTGAAAGGATTGCGCATGTCTGTGCTTCAGTACTGACACTAAAGCATATCATAACATGTTCACCAGCTTTTGTGTTGGCAACTTAGCATAGCCTGTGGAACCAGATTGCGGGGATTTCGATCTGGTTTGCATACGCCAacatgcccccccccccccccccagttCATGTACGAAAGGGAAAGTAACCATGTAAATGGTTATAATTTACTAGGGCAGAGGGTTATACTTGGAACTCTCTTTTGCAAATTGATATTTTAAACTTATTAAGAGGGCTGATGTAATTTGGACCATGAATTGACCTTCTCCAGGATGGGGTTGTTCTTGGAGCAGATACAAGGGCAACTGAGGGTCCTATAGTCGCCGACAAGAACTGCGAGAAAATCCACTATATGGCTCCTAACATATATTGTTGTGGAGCAGGAACTGCTGCTGATACCGAGGCTGTAACAGGTAGGACAAGCCTATGCTTTTATGTATCCTGAGCGAATAAATAAACATTAGGTGCAAATATTGATGCTAGACTGTCATTTTATAATGCATACTTGTTCACAATAATTTGCAAGTGAAAATTGTAAATGATCCCAGATTTTTTATATGCAAACATACTGTTTGAAAAGAAACACACTCATGCTAACAGCTCAGAGAATTAAATATTATAATAGTTTGTACTGTGCTATTTTAGTTGCTTTTCTGTTTGCGTCACAAGACAACCATAatgctctctcttttctctagATATGGTCAGCtcccagctccagctccaccgTTATGCAACTAGTCGTGAATCAAGAGTTGTAACTGCTCTTACACTCTTGAAGACTCACCTTTTTAGgtgcctctctctctcattcaTTTCCATTTCCAGAGTTGTTCATGTGTATGTTAGGTACTGATTCTTTTAGCTTTGTGCTGAAATCTCACTCCCTCTCATTGTGCTGAAGCTATCAAGGTCATGTTAGTGCTGCACTTGTTCTTGGTGGAGTTGATTGTACCGGACCACATCTACACACAGTAAGTATATTTATTTGCGTGGCTTGACCATTTCAAACTACCATGTTATTGATTTTTCATGCACAGGTTTATCCACATGGTTCAGTGGACACACTGCCTTTTGCCACAATGGGTTCAGGGTCCCTTGCTGCAATGTCAGTATTTGAATCAAAATACAAAGAAGGCCTCACAGTAAGCACCGCTGCTTTCCACATTGTAGCTTCTTGTTCATGTATTGTTCTGTGTTGAAACTGTTGATACTATTATTCGCTTTTTGAGTGGCACTTCTAGATTATATGCTCATATAGATTTACTCCTATGTTCAtacacttataaagattcGAGTTGGTGGTTGTCCGTTCCGTTCACCGTACCACGACTGCCCCTAGCCATTCAATGTGGATCGCCATCTTTTGATTGTAGTTGGTTGGTTTGACATACGTTTAAGATGATTGTTTtctcaaataaatattttgagagAATTCTTATATAGCATAAAATTGGAAAATATGagcacaaaaatattttttttaaatcatgtatattatatgtatctttATTTCATAGCAACACACATACATTTAGCTAGTACTCTTATAAAGCTCTGAGTTGGTGGCGGTCCGTTCACCCTCACCGAGATTACCTGCCATTATCGTCCATTCTATATagaagatatatatatatatcattatCTTTTGATAGTtgatttatattttgaaataataaTTATTAGTTTATACAAAGTTGAGACTATGATGCATGACACAACCGTTTAAATAACTTAGCAACACACGAGCATTTAGCTAATATAGATAAAGTCAGACTTGTGGTGACATAATATTCCTTCATTACATGTTGATTTGATAACTCTGTTTGTAACAACTTCTCAATTACTTGAATTATAATCGTGTTCCTTTTTTCAGAGAGACGAGGGAATAGAACTTGTATGTGGAGCAATTCGCGCTGGTATCTTCAACGACTTGGGTAGTGGCAGCAATGTCGATGTTTGTGTAATCACAAAGGTGCGGAATTGGCATTTTGATGACTATATCTTATCTTCTATGGCATGTATGCAATCTTTTCAAATATCTGTGTTCTGCATAGGAAACGATAACAATTCAAAGAACAGTGTTACATGAAAAATGATGTCATAATTTTCTTGTGCTCTTTGGTAATGGAACCTGTATGGAGCATGCTGTTCGTGACAATAATACTTATGGCAATGATTATTGCTTCACATTGCCTGTGGCTGCTCTTACAATCTAAGATGTTGATACTTATGGAGCATGCTGTTCGTGAAAATAATACTTATGGACAATTGTCATAAAAAGGGTGAAACTGCTATCTGGTTAGAAGTTTGCCTGAGAAATCTTTGACAAACCTCCCACTGATTTTGCCAGGGTAAGACAGAATACTTGCGGAACCACGAGTTGCCAAACCCTAGGACTTATGCCAGCTCGAAGGGATTCAGCTTTGTTCAGGGACATACTGGTAAGGATATGTATCGCCTTTTtttgatgttttgtttttagttGGTCATTCAATctataacttttttttcttttttctcagaGGTATTGTCCACAAAGATCACTCCTTTGAAACCGAAGCCAGAGGTCACCGTGGGGGATGCGATGGAAGAGTGATCGTATCTGGCTCTCTACATGGCAGTGGTTTCAGATATCCGTATGTGTTGTCCGTATGTTTCTAGGGAACCTTCACGAGCAAATGATGGGATCTCTTCTCTGTTTTCTACTGTTGTATTTGCCGGATTCAGTGCAGAATATTGTTTCCACATATCCCGATATCCGTTCCTGCTGAGGTCTGATATATTAATACACACTTGCCTGAATTTTTTGTGTGATTGGGTTGATTTCCTTGCTTATCACCATGGCCCACAGCTTCTATATTGCATCAGTATGATGgggtttctttcctttcttgtcACGAAAGGTTTTACATCATAGATCAGTTGGAGAGCTTTATTAAGTTACACAAATTATCCTTGTGGG
The Brachypodium distachyon strain Bd21 chromosome 2, Brachypodium_distachyon_v3.0, whole genome shotgun sequence genome window above contains:
- the LOC100833982 gene encoding auxin-responsive protein IAA2 is translated as MAWSGFRGPAGDSGLELSLGLPAYFSKPAFQPGLENGEEQSGAAEFAPQSNGGASNGYSKPKPASAAAAPVVGWPPVRSFRRNLASSKPSPQSSSLDGDRASKDEINTAKGAAEARGGQNQKGVFVKINMDGVPIGRKIELKAHGGYAGLSAAVHSLFRGLLAAQRDLGAGADGELAIAGGEYTLVYEDDEGDRMLVGDVPWQMFIATAKRLRVLKSSDLPASSLTAGSRKRRAAAADC
- the LOC100839896 gene encoding proteasome subunit beta type-7-A — its product is MVGSMDVPAKGGFSFDLCRRNDMLEKKGLKVPGFRKTGTTIVGLVFADGVVLGADTRATEGPIVADKNCEKIHYMAPNIYCCGAGTAADTEAVTDMVSSQLQLHRYATSRESRVVTALTLLKTHLFSYQGHVSAALVLGGVDCTGPHLHTVYPHGSVDTLPFATMGSGSLAAMSVFESKYKEGLTRDEGIELVCGAIRAGIFNDLGSGSNVDVCVITKGKTEYLRNHELPNPRTYASSKGFSFVQGHTEVLSTKITPLKPKPEVTVGDAMEE